The window GGGCTCAGACGCCACGGTGTCGGGGTCGAACACCACCAGGTCGGCGCAATAGCCCTCGGCCACGCGGCCGCGGCCCTTGAGCCCGAACAATCGGGCGGGCTCGTCGGTCAGCAGTCGCACGCACTCCTCCAGCGACAGCAGGCCCCGGTCGCGCACCGCAGATGCCAGCATCTCGGTGGGGAATCGGGCGCCGCACATGCGGTCGAGGTGGGCGCCGGCATCGGAGCCCCCTACCAGCACCCGTTGGTCGCGCCACAGCTCGGCCCGCTGCTCCCAGGCCAAGTCGATGTCGTCTGATGACATAGGCCACAGCGCGGTGCGCAGGTCGTCGGCCACCACGATGTCGAGCAGGGCGTCGAACGGATCCACCCCCCGCTCGGCGGCGATGTCGCCCACCTTGCGCCCGGTCAGCCCGACGTTCTCCGGTGCGTAGGTGTCGCCGATCTCCATGTTGGCCCAGGTGGAGATGAACTGGAACGGGCCCTCAGAGCTGCGGGCCTGCTCGTCCAGCCACTGCCGCACGGCGGGGTCGGCCAGCTTGGCCTTCTTCTCGTCGTGGTCCAGGTACAGCACGTCGCCCCAGTTGGGCAGCAGGTACAGGGCGCAGTAGCTGGCAAAGCTCATTTTCAGCCCGCCGATGGACGGCATCGACAAGGCGACGATGCGGCCCCCGGCCTCGGCGGCCACATCCGAGGCCCGCAGCTGGTGCCGGGTGCGGTCCATCATCGTGGAGGCATGGGATAGGACATTCCAGTTGAGCGGCCGCTGGGCCCGGGCCGACATCTGGGTCATCAAGTCGACCTCTTCATCGCTGAAGAACGCATTGCAGCCGGTGATGATGAACTCCAGCCACGTGCCGGGATGGTCGCCCACCGCGTCGCACAGGGCCAGCATCTCGTCGCGGTCGGCGAAATACGACGGCACCGGGTCGTTGTTGCCGTCGGAGTGGGTGGTGGACTGTGACGACGAGAACCCCAGTCCGCCGGCCTCCAGCGCCTCGTGCAGCAGCCGCACCATCTCGGCCACCTGCTCAGGAGACGCAACATTCCCAGTGCCCTCGGCCCCCATCACATAGCGGCGCAGGGCCGAGTGGCCCACCAAGAACCCGGCGTTAACCCCGATGCGCCCGTCCAGCGCATCCAGATACTCGCCAAAGCTCGACCAACTCCACGGCAGTCCCTGCTCCAGAGCGGGCAGGGGCATTCCCTCCACCTTGGCCATCATCCGGCGGATGTAGTCGGCGTCGTCGGCCTTGAGCGGGGCCAGCGTGAACCCGCAGTTGCCCCCCAGCACGGTGGTCACCCCATGCTCGTTGGAGGGAGAGGCCAGCGGATCCCAGAACAGCTGGGCGTCGTAGTGGGTATGGGCGTCGATGAATCCCGGCGCCACCACCAGCCCGTCGGCATCCACAACCTGGGCCGCGGCCCCGTCAACCGCACCCACGGCGGTGATCCTCCCGCCGCTGATGCCCACGTCGGCGGCAAACCCCGGCGATCCAGTTCCGTCGACGACCGTTCCGCCCTTGATGATCAGATCCAGCATGGAGCCACAATACGCCAGTGGGTTTCCCAGACTCCCAGCGGGACTTGGGCACCCAACCGCGAAGTACGCTCGACCCATGCCGGAGATACCCAAGATCATCTCGGTGGACGACCACATAGTGGAGCCGCCCACCCTGTGGACCGACCGCCTGCCCCGCAAGTACGCCGACGTCGGACCCCGGGTCGTGCGGGAGAAGCTCTTCAAAGACCGGGCGATCATCAACCACATG is drawn from bacterium and contains these coding sequences:
- a CDS encoding amidohydrolase family protein yields the protein MLDLIIKGGTVVDGTGSPGFAADVGISGGRITAVGAVDGAAAQVVDADGLVVAPGFIDAHTHYDAQLFWDPLASPSNEHGVTTVLGGNCGFTLAPLKADDADYIRRMMAKVEGMPLPALEQGLPWSWSSFGEYLDALDGRIGVNAGFLVGHSALRRYVMGAEGTGNVASPEQVAEMVRLLHEALEAGGLGFSSSQSTTHSDGNNDPVPSYFADRDEMLALCDAVGDHPGTWLEFIITGCNAFFSDEEVDLMTQMSARAQRPLNWNVLSHASTMMDRTRHQLRASDVAAEAGGRIVALSMPSIGGLKMSFASYCALYLLPNWGDVLYLDHDEKKAKLADPAVRQWLDEQARSSEGPFQFISTWANMEIGDTYAPENVGLTGRKVGDIAAERGVDPFDALLDIVVADDLRTALWPMSSDDIDLAWEQRAELWRDQRVLVGGSDAGAHLDRMCGARFPTEMLASAVRDRGLLSLEECVRLLTDEPARLFGLKGRGRVAEGYCADLVVFDPDTVASEPIVERTDLPGGCERLYAGAVGVEHVLVNGTEIISAGESTGATPGTLLRSGRDTETVLP